ACCGGCCTCACGCTGTCCGCCACCTGCATCGGCGACGTGCCCTCCGACCGCATTGTCCGCCGCGACGGTGCCCACGATACGGACCTCATCTGTGTCTCGGGCGACCTCGGCGCAGCTTACATGGGCTTGCAACTCTTGGAGCGCGAGAAACGCGTCTTCCGTGGCGAGTCGGACTTTGCGCCAGACTTCGCCGGTCGTGAATATCTGCTCGAGCGACAGCTCCGACCCGAAGCCCGCCGCGACATCATCGACAGTCTGACTGAGGCCGACCTGCTACCCACGGCCATGATCGACATCTCCGACGGCCTCGCCTCCGAGCTGCTCCACATTGCCACCCGTAGTCACGTCGGTTGCCGTATCTACGAGGATCGCCTCCCGATCGATTACCAGACGGCCGTCATGGCCGAGGAGTTCAACATGAACCTCGCCACAGCGGCCCTCAACGGCGGCGACGATCACGAGCTCCTCTTCACCCTCCCCCTCTCAGTCTACGATCGCGCCGAGCGGTTACCCGGTGTACGCATCATTGGCCACATCACGCGCCCGGAGCAGGGCTGTATCCTCGTCGGCCGCGATGGCGGTGAGGTGCCCTTGCAAGCGCAAGGTTGGCAAGGGCGATAAATGGGCACACGGATAGGGGTAAAAGATTAGCCGGGTACACGGATGGGGACGTTCCCAGCCATGTACCCGGCCTTTTTGTTTGCGTATGCGTCGTCACTTCCGCCCAAAGTCGGCGGGGTTTTCGCCCCACGCTTCCGTCTCCCATTTCAGGATGGGGTTGGTGTAGGTGTGGGCGTGGAGCCACGCCTCGGCACGGCGGATGAGGTCGAAGATGGGGGCGTTGGCTGCGGTGGGGGCGAGCTTCGTGCGACAGTGACGCTGCTTGACCCACGCGATGGCGTTGCGGCTGTCGGAGTAGATCGGCAGCTGGGTTTGCCCCGTCTTAGCGCAGAGAGCTAGGGCGTGGACGATGGCCAGAAACTCGCCGATGTTGTTCGTGCCCTGCGCCATCGGGCCGATATGGAAGAGCTGGCGGCCGCTGGCTACATGCACGCCGCGATACTCCATGTCGCCCGGGTTGCCGCTGCACGCCGCATCGACGGCCAGGCTCTGCGGGATGCAGGGTCCGACGGCCTTCGACACGGCGGTCCCGGCACGTCGCGGCGTGCGGCCGAGGTGTTCGTAGGGCGACTCGGAGAAGGCGCGTTCGGCCTCTTCGCGCGTGGCGAACGACTTGTACTGAGCGCCTTCAAAACCTTGGGTGCGGCGGAGGCAGTCCGCCCAATTGTCGTAGACGCCCGGCTCGACGCCCTTCCATACGACGTAGTATTTGCTCTTTCCTGACATGGGAACGATAAACGAAAAGCTAAAAACGAAAGGAGGGGGAAGGCCTCTGCAGAGGCCGATTGTACGATACAATCGCGAGAGACCCTTTGTGCCCATTGTATCGTACAATCGCGAGAGACCCTTTGTGCTCATTGTATCGTACAATCACTTGAAAAAAACTTTTTGGGCCGATTGTATTGTACAATGGCTTGAAAAAAACTTTTTGGGCTGATTGTATCGTACAATCGCTTGAAAAAAACTTTTTGGGCCGATTGTATCGTACAATCGCTTGAAAAAAACTTTTTGGGCCAATTGTATCGTACAATGGCTTGAAAAAAACTTTTTGGGCTGATTGTATCGTACAATGGCCTGAAAAAAACTTTTTGGGCCCATTGTATCGTACAATTGAGGGAGAGCCTTTGGACCCATTGTATCGTACAATCGAAAGGCGGAAGGGCTCTCCCCCGTGTACCCGGCAAACTTGGCCGGCGTCCCTGACGCCTATCGCCGTGACCGCTTACGGTCGGGCGTGCGGCGCCAGGGCTTGCCGCCTCCGTACGAACGGGGGGCGGATGCCTTGCGTCGGTAGGGCTTGCGGTCGCCGCGATCGCCATCGGCGTCGTCGTCGTGCATGGGGGAGACAGAGATAGGGCGGCCGTCCACCTCGTAGCTGTTCATGCTGTCGGCCACACGTCGCGCGGCGTCGCGCTCCACCTCGAAATAGCTGCTATCGCGTCCGATTTCGATGCGTCCAATATCCACCTTACGGCCGGGCACACAGCGGTTGATCAGGTCGATCACCTGCGCGGGGTAGAGGCCGTCGTCCTTGCCGAAGTTGAGGCGTAGGCGGCGGAAACCCGTGTCGTCTCCACGGTTTTCGCGTTTAGCGGCGCGTCGGTCGGTGCGCTCCTTCTTGTCGCCTTTCTCGCGGCGCTCCGGGCGGGCGTCGTCCACATCTTCGATCACCTCGGCGTCGCGGTAATAGTCGAGCATGCGGTTGAACTCCAGCGACAGCAGCCGCTTGATGATGTCTTCCTTCTCGAGCCACTCCAAGCGGCGGAAGACGGCGGGCATGAGGCGCTCGATCTCGGCTTCGTCCACCTTCACCTTCTCCAGCCGGTCGACGTAATGGAAGAGCTGCTTCTCGCAAATGGCCTCGCCCGAGGGCAACTGTGCGCGCTCGAACTTCTTGCCGATGGCTTTTTCGATGAGGCGGATCTTGCTCTTCTCGCGGACATGGCAGATGGAGATCGAGATGCCCGTCTTGCCGGCGCGGGCGGTGCGTCCGCTGCGGTGGTTGTACGACTCGTTGTCGTCCGGCAGGCCGAAGTGGATCACGTGCGTCAGGTCGTCCACGTCCAGCCCGCGCGCGGCCACGTCGGTGGCCACAAGCATGTTCAGGTTGCGGAGGCGGAACTTCTGCATCACGTAGTCGCGCTGCGCCTGGCTCAGCTCGCCGTGCAGCGAGTCCGCGTTGTAGCCGTCCTGGATCAGTCGGTCGGCAATCTCCTGCGTCTCCTTGCGGGTGCGGCAAAAGACGATGCCGTAGATGCCGGGATAATAATCGGCGATGCGCTTTAGGGCGGCGTACTTGTCCCGGGCGTGCACCATGTAATAGACGTGCCGGATGTTCTGGTTGCCCTCGTTGCGGCGACCAATGACGACCTCGCGCGGCTCCTTCATGTACTTGCGGGTGATGCGTGCGATCTCTTGCGGCATGGTGGCGGAGAAGAGCAGCATGTGTCGGTCCTCGGGCACTTCGGCCAGGATGGCGTCGATGCTGTCCGTGAAGCCCATGTCAAGCATCTCGTCGGCCTCGTCGAGGACTACGTCGCGGACACCGCCGAGATCTACCGTCTTTCGGTTCAGCAAGTCGAGCAGTCGGCCGGGCGTGGCCACGACCACGTGTACACCTTTCCGCAGCGTCTTGATCTGGCTCTCAATGCTTGATCCGCCGTAGACGGGCAGCACGTGCAGGCCGTCTACGTAGCGCGAATAATCGCTCAGGTCGCCGGCTATTTGGAGGCAGAGTTCGCGTGTGGGGCAGAGGATGAGCACCTGCGGCTGGCGTCGCGCGATGTCGATTTTCTGCAAGATAGGTAGGCCATAGGCTGCCGTCTTGCCGGTGCCGGTCTGTGCCAAAGCAATGATGTCGAGGTGTTCGCCGAGCAAGAGTGGGATCACTTCTTCCTGTACAGGCATGGGGGCCTCGTAGCCCATTTCGCGGATGGCGCGCAGCACAGGCTCGGCGATCCCTAATTCTTCGAAAGTCTTCAAGTGGATGATGTTGTTATAATGTGAGGGGAAATGGAGAGCGGGAGGGAGGGGGCCGGTCATTCTTCGCGATACTTCGCGGCGAATTCAGGCGAGACGTAGTTGGCCAGGCTGCCGCATACCTCTGCGGCGAAGTCGATGCCGAGGGCGATCATCTTGTCCCACATCATGGGGCTAAGCTCGGGGAGGTCCATCTGGCCGATGCGATACTTGATGAGGCTGTAGATCAACCCTGCGTTGAAAGCGTCGCCGGCGCCGATGGAGCTGACGGCCGTGAGTGGCGGCACGTCGTAATGCGTACAACCCTTTTCGGTGTAGAGGCTGATGCCGCCCGAGCCGCGGGTGGCGATGAGGCGCTTGCAATAGAACTGCACTTCGTCGCGGTAGACCTCGTCCGGGTCGGTCTTCTTGTACAGGTTCACGAAGTCCTCGTCCGAGCCGCGCACGAGGTCGGCCGCCTCGTAGTTGTCCATCACTGTGGCGCGGAGCTGGATGGCCTCGTGGGCGTGGGCCTTGCGGAAGTTGGGGTCGTAATAGACGATAGCCCGTCGCTCCCGGGCGTACTGCACGAGGTCCATGACGCGGTCGCGGGTGTCGGGGTTGAGGGCGTAATAGGAGCCGAAGAGGACGATGTCGTCCGGCTGAATGTCGGGCAGGGCCATGTTCGACCGCCGCTTGGAGCGGTTCGTGTAGAACATATAGTCCGTGCCCTGCCCCTCGTCGAGGAAGGCCAACGAGACGGGGCTGAGGCCCTCGGAAAAGCTATCCATGTAGTCCGTCGACATGCCGTTTTGCTGCATGAAATCCCGGATGATCTGGCCCACGCGATCGTCGCCCAGCTCACCGATGAACGACGTCTGCACACCCACTCGACTGAGCGAGACGAGCGTGTTGAAGATCGATCCGCCGGGCAGGGCCGTGTAAGGCTGTCCATCGCGGAAGAGGATGTCAAGGATGGTCTCACCAATACCGATCACGCGTCTCATGCCTCGGCCTCCTTTCGGCTCAGTTGCCGGCTTTTCGATCCGAGGTAGCCGCCGTGGTGGCGCTTGGCATAGTCGGTTGTGGTGAAGCCGATGCGGTCCATCGTGCCCACGACGAGCACATCGCCGATGACGGTCATCACCGTCGTCGATGTGGTTGGCGTCAGCCCCAAGGTGCAGACCTCACGCGGCGCACCGGTGGGCAGACAGAGGGTGGCCCGTCGGGCCAGCTCGCTCTGCGGGTCAGAAGTGATGAGGATAAAAGGGATGTCGGGCACGAGTCCGCGGGCCAGGTCGACCAGCTCGATGAGCTCGAGCGTCTTGCCGGAGTTGGAGACGAGGAGCAGCAGGTCGTTCCGTCGGACGATGCCGAGGTCGCCATGTTGCGCCTCGCCGGGGTGCAGGAAGAAAGCCGGAGTGCCGGTAGAGCTGAAGGTGGTGGCCATGTTCATGGCTATCTGTCCGGCCTTACCCATGCCGGCCGTGATGAGGGTCCCCCCCTGCTTGTGTACATGTTTTACGATTAAGTCCACGGCCTCCGCATAGCGCTCCGAGATGGGTATGTTTCGCACGGCGTCCGCTTCTTGCTCGATGATCGAGCGTATGTCATTTGTCATCATAGGGCCGCAAAAGTAAGCGGCTACACAGATAAATAGGGGTTTCTGTCCAAAACAGCTGTCCCCGACCTTGCTTATCCGGAAACCAACTGCCGACTTGGGAATGACGGATGCCGGGAGCGCCTTCCCGCGGCGGGAAGGAATGCTTTTCCCTGTGGCTTTGGGTCAATATATTTTCAGATTAGATCGAGATCTTCCCCGTTATGGCGTTAAAATAAGATACTTTTGCAGCCGTAGAACAAGAATGAATGATCCCCCATCTTATGAAGACGAACCGCCTCAATCCCCTAACTATCCTTCTCTGCACGCTGATCGGCCTACTTTCCGGCTGCCAACGATCGGCAAAGGACTTCACCGTCTCCGGCATCGTGGCCGGCGCAGAGGGACAAACGATCTATCTCGAAAACATTGGACTCTCTTCCGTCACCCTACTCGATTCGGCCAAGGTCGGCACCTCGGGCAAGTTCAACTTCAAGCGTCCCCGCCCGGACTATCCGGATTTCTATCGCCTGCGTCTGAAGAACCAGTGGATCAACTTCGCCATCGACTCTACCGAGACGATCACTTTCACGGCCGACGCCAAGAGCTTCGCCACCTCGTACACCGTCGAGGGCTCCGACAATTGCACGGCCATTAAGGCGATTACCCTGGCGCAGCTCGACGCCAGCCAAGAGATCGCTCACGCTCGTGACGAGTATCAGGCTGGCACCCTTAGCGACTCCGCCTACCGCCAGCGTATCATCAGCGCCGCTGAAGCCTACAAGGAGGTGGCCCGCAAATACATCTACGCCCAGCCCATGTCCACCGCCGCCTATTTCGCCCTCTTTCAGCAGGTCGACGGCATGCTCCTCTTTGACCTCTATGACAAGAACGACTCGCGCGCCTTCGGGGCCGTAGCCACCAGCTACAACAACCTCTACCCCGAAAGCCCCCGCTCGAAACATCTCTACAACCTCGCGCTCCAGTCGCTCAAAGTGACCCGTAACCGCCCCGAGCTGAATCTCGAGGGCATCCCCACGAAAGAGGTCGAAATGATCGACATCGAGCTGCCCGACCTACACGGTCGCACGGTTAAGCTCTCCGACGTTGCCCCGGGCCACATCACCCTGCTTTGCTTCACGGCCTACGAGGCCGAGTGGGCCCCCACCCTCAACCTCACGCTTGGCTCCATCTATGAGAAGTTCCGCGGCCGTGGCCTCGTCATCTACCAAGTCTCGCTCGACGACAACGTCCACCTCTGGAAGAA
The sequence above is drawn from the Tannerella serpentiformis genome and encodes:
- the thiL gene encoding thiamine-phosphate kinase, giving the protein MKDLSPRTEIATLGEFGLIDRLTHGITPRHDTTILGIGDDAAAIRHSADRLTLVTTDLLLEGVHFDLTYTPLKHLGYKTAVVNFSDIYAMNGRPTQLLVALGLSKRFAVEDIEAIYDGIRHACDVYGVDLVGGDTSASLTGLTLSATCIGDVPSDRIVRRDGAHDTDLICVSGDLGAAYMGLQLLEREKRVFRGESDFAPDFAGREYLLERQLRPEARRDIIDSLTEADLLPTAMIDISDGLASELLHIATRSHVGCRIYEDRLPIDYQTAVMAEEFNMNLATAALNGGDDHELLFTLPLSVYDRAERLPGVRIIGHITRPEQGCILVGRDGGEVPLQAQGWQGR
- a CDS encoding ribonuclease H1 domain-containing protein, with translation MSGKSKYYVVWKGVEPGVYDNWADCLRRTQGFEGAQYKSFATREEAERAFSESPYEHLGRTPRRAGTAVSKAVGPCIPQSLAVDAACSGNPGDMEYRGVHVASGRQLFHIGPMAQGTNNIGEFLAIVHALALCAKTGQTQLPIYSDSRNAIAWVKQRHCRTKLAPTAANAPIFDLIRRAEAWLHAHTYTNPILKWETEAWGENPADFGRK
- a CDS encoding DEAD/DEAH box helicase; this encodes MGYEAPMPVQEEVIPLLLGEHLDIIALAQTGTGKTAAYGLPILQKIDIARRQPQVLILCPTRELCLQIAGDLSDYSRYVDGLHVLPVYGGSSIESQIKTLRKGVHVVVATPGRLLDLLNRKTVDLGGVRDVVLDEADEMLDMGFTDSIDAILAEVPEDRHMLLFSATMPQEIARITRKYMKEPREVVIGRRNEGNQNIRHVYYMVHARDKYAALKRIADYYPGIYGIVFCRTRKETQEIADRLIQDGYNADSLHGELSQAQRDYVMQKFRLRNLNMLVATDVAARGLDVDDLTHVIHFGLPDDNESYNHRSGRTARAGKTGISISICHVREKSKIRLIEKAIGKKFERAQLPSGEAICEKQLFHYVDRLEKVKVDEAEIERLMPAVFRRLEWLEKEDIIKRLLSLEFNRMLDYYRDAEVIEDVDDARPERREKGDKKERTDRRAAKRENRGDDTGFRRLRLNFGKDDGLYPAQVIDLINRCVPGRKVDIGRIEIGRDSSYFEVERDAARRVADSMNSYEVDGRPISVSPMHDDDADGDRGDRKPYRRKASAPRSYGGGKPWRRTPDRKRSRR
- a CDS encoding carbohydrate kinase family protein, with the protein product MRRVIGIGETILDILFRDGQPYTALPGGSIFNTLVSLSRVGVQTSFIGELGDDRVGQIIRDFMQQNGMSTDYMDSFSEGLSPVSLAFLDEGQGTDYMFYTNRSKRRSNMALPDIQPDDIVLFGSYYALNPDTRDRVMDLVQYARERRAIVYYDPNFRKAHAHEAIQLRATVMDNYEAADLVRGSDEDFVNLYKKTDPDEVYRDEVQFYCKRLIATRGSGGISLYTEKGCTHYDVPPLTAVSSIGAGDAFNAGLIYSLIKYRIGQMDLPELSPMMWDKMIALGIDFAAEVCGSLANYVSPEFAAKYREE
- a CDS encoding SIS domain-containing protein, whose translation is MTNDIRSIIEQEADAVRNIPISERYAEAVDLIVKHVHKQGGTLITAGMGKAGQIAMNMATTFSSTGTPAFFLHPGEAQHGDLGIVRRNDLLLLVSNSGKTLELIELVDLARGLVPDIPFILITSDPQSELARRATLCLPTGAPREVCTLGLTPTTSTTVMTVIGDVLVVGTMDRIGFTTTDYAKRHHGGYLGSKSRQLSRKEAEA
- a CDS encoding TlpA disulfide reductase family protein; its protein translation is MKTNRLNPLTILLCTLIGLLSGCQRSAKDFTVSGIVAGAEGQTIYLENIGLSSVTLLDSAKVGTSGKFNFKRPRPDYPDFYRLRLKNQWINFAIDSTETITFTADAKSFATSYTVEGSDNCTAIKAITLAQLDASQEIAHARDEYQAGTLSDSAYRQRIISAAEAYKEVARKYIYAQPMSTAAYFALFQQVDGMLLFDLYDKNDSRAFGAVATSYNNLYPESPRSKHLYNLALQSLKVTRNRPELNLEGIPTKEVEMIDIELPDLHGRTVKLSDVAPGHITLLCFTAYEAEWAPTLNLTLGSIYEKFRGRGLVIYQVSLDDNVHLWKNVASNLAWTCVRDPESVYSRYTALYNVRNLPTLFLLNRHGAPVKRVDNPDRLESEIQALL